The Aedes aegypti strain LVP_AGWG chromosome 3, AaegL5.0 Primary Assembly, whole genome shotgun sequence genome contains a region encoding:
- the LOC5569828 gene encoding lipase member H, translating into MWKVVIVLTTLSLAAKAQHINHTPSTPSPATLNLISQKMSASKQALAFTGEEKVTILCSNRSSPSFQAIEPNDKQVLNKLDFRKPITLIVHGWNGNISKPFMRNLTQNYARYVDSNLCLVEWSNLATCEYSVVSEQGVKKVANHLTKFVRFLHRKGFAYDDMTLVGHSLGAHIAGLVGKNVDGQVGAIYGLDPAGVLFTFPLDVGEEKRLAPTDAQYVQTIYTSSGTLAMSVAAGQQNFWVNRDGAHPQPGCEDASTENDEFERMYESMGCSHRMALVYFTEALNPEVNFTMKRCYAYLMYQSGLCVLGTKDKLGIHAERISGNFYGTVVLP; encoded by the exons ATGTGGAAAGTTGTGATCGTCCTCACAACCCTTTCGCTTGCTGCCAAAGCTCAGCACATCAATCACACCCCTTCAACGCCTTCACCAGCCACGTTAAATCTCATCTCACAAAAAATGAGCGCCAGCAAACAAGCCCTGGCGTTCACCGGTGAGGAGAAAGTAACGATTCTGTGCAGTAACCGCAGTTCGCCTTCCTTCCAGGCGATTGAACCGAACGACAAGCAGGTGTTGAACAAACTGGATTTCCGGAAACCAATCACCCTGATTGTGCACGGTTGGAATGGCAATATCAGCAAGCCGTTCATGCGAAATTTGACTCAAAACTACGCCCGGTACGTGGACAGCAATTTGTGCCTGGTGGAGTGGAGCAACTTAGCTACGTGCGAGTACAGCGTAGTCTCCGAGCAGGGTGTCAAAAAGGTCGCCAACCATTTGACCAAATTCGTTCGATTTTTGCATCGCAAAGGGTTTGCCTACGATGATATGACTTTGGTTGGGCATAGCTTGGGGGCACACATTGCCGGATTGGTTGGAAAGAATGTGGACGGACAAGTCGGTGCAATCTACGGTCTGGATCCTGCGGGCGTTTTGTTCACGTTTCCGCTGGATGTTGGAGAGGAAAAACGTCTAGCTCCTACCGATGCGCAATACGTTCAGACTATTTACACCAGCAGTGGAACGTTGGCGATGAGTGTCGCAGCGGGGCAGCAAAACTTTTGGGTCAACAGGGATGGAGCTCATCCACAGCCGGGCTGCGAAGATGCTTCGACGGAGAATGATGAGTTCGAGAGAATGTACG AATCCATGGGTTGCAGTCATCGAATGGCGCTGGTTTACTTTACGGAAGCATTGAATCCAGAAGTGAATTTCACAATGAAACGTTGCTACGCTTACTTGATGTATCAATCAGGATTGTGTGTGTTGGGTACCAAGGATAAACTAGGAATACATGCTGAGAG aatttctgggAACTTTTACGGGACTGTTGTGTTACCATAA